From Ignavibacteria bacterium, one genomic window encodes:
- a CDS encoding competence/damage-inducible protein A: MNVALITIGDEVLIGQIINGNAAWIADVVTRIGCRVVEHCTVADQAPQLTQTLDRLRDTCDVLLLTGGLGPTHDDITKPVLADYFNDVLVESDEWMSHLHIWMAARGREVTQRNAGQALVPSTARVLSNPIGTAPGILFERDDVIVVAMPGVPDEMKGIMRDHVVPLLEDRIREQGAECTQYYTMLTTGIAESSLADLIGEPSEFLGSSTLAFLPNYQGVRLRIGVTAADHHDRERERMRIASILRERAGRFIFGHDDQTLSEAVGLHLKERNETIAVAESCTGGLLGAAFTDVPGSSAWFHGGVLTYTNEAKVRELGVSQTDLNNVGAVSEEVAYQMANGVRLKFGTTYGIGITGVAGPDGGSKDKPVGTVWISVVGPVDHITIKHSFGNNRRINRERSVGAALGMLWKIVR, from the coding sequence ATGAACGTAGCACTCATCACGATCGGAGACGAAGTCCTGATCGGACAGATCATCAACGGCAATGCCGCATGGATTGCCGATGTTGTTACGCGTATCGGCTGCCGAGTGGTTGAGCATTGCACAGTGGCAGATCAGGCCCCACAGCTCACTCAAACCCTTGATCGGTTGCGAGATACGTGTGACGTTCTGTTGTTGACAGGGGGCTTGGGGCCCACACACGACGACATCACAAAGCCCGTTCTCGCAGACTACTTCAACGATGTCCTCGTTGAGTCGGATGAATGGATGTCGCATCTCCACATCTGGATGGCTGCCCGCGGCAGGGAGGTCACGCAGCGTAATGCAGGGCAAGCCCTCGTTCCGTCAACCGCCCGCGTCCTCTCCAACCCGATCGGTACTGCACCTGGTATACTCTTTGAACGTGATGACGTGATCGTTGTGGCAATGCCCGGCGTGCCCGATGAGATGAAGGGCATCATGAGGGATCATGTGGTGCCCCTTCTCGAAGACAGAATTCGTGAGCAGGGGGCAGAGTGCACGCAATACTACACGATGCTAACAACGGGGATCGCAGAGAGCTCGCTAGCCGATCTGATCGGCGAGCCCTCGGAGTTTCTCGGAAGTTCCACGTTGGCCTTCCTTCCCAATTATCAGGGCGTTCGATTACGGATAGGTGTTACAGCTGCTGATCATCACGATCGTGAGCGAGAACGAATGCGCATTGCATCGATCCTGCGGGAACGTGCCGGACGTTTCATCTTCGGCCACGATGATCAAACATTGTCAGAGGCTGTTGGCCTCCACCTTAAAGAACGAAACGAAACCATCGCAGTGGCTGAATCGTGCACTGGTGGACTCCTCGGTGCAGCCTTCACTGATGTGCCCGGTAGCAGCGCATGGTTCCATGGCGGAGTGCTGACATACACCAACGAAGCAAAGGTCCGCGAGCTTGGAGTGTCACAGACCGATCTCAACAATGTTGGTGCTGTAAGCGAAGAAGTTGCCTATCAGATGGCCAATGGTGTTCGTTTGAAGTTCGGAACAACGTATGGGATCGGTATCACCGGCGTGGCCGGACCCGACGGCGGTAGCAAGGACAAACCTGTTGGTACGGTCTGGATCTCCGTTGTAGGTCCAGTTGATCATATCACGATCAAGCATTCTTTTGGCAATAACCGTCGCATCAATCGTGAACGAAGTGTTGGTGCCGCCCTTGGAATGTTGTGGAAGATCGTACGATGA
- a CDS encoding OmpA family protein has translation MRTICLSILIMIGFTLLSTAQVKREIHETFDAQPPHWSWAGEYSDQNLKRTYGKGMIEFKVSNGNNYWTLAYRPIDARFDWSVSAVTIMDVSTTNEGLGLILLSKGEFYIFKLAGGNRSIWVGRWVEKTNTWTTMSAPGPNNSGDRFCDCIKPNGSPNTMTVRGSRGRLQVVVNDSVIEDHALNGNFSGLSSTIDAVGILASGNITGRFDRFDASYTERPLPIVPNAFIGARKTLVKELVGPGSRYPVMSPNGQQLYYILSDSATSDNIFVADALTDSTWTKGRNIGTPLNNAAPNNITSVSQDGNELFLWGRYNKDGSSNGGGFSTSRRTADGWSVPEPIEAPPYVNRASSREECLTADRSVMLLTRDLEGSTLGEKDIYVSFRNADGSYGPLTNLGRNVNSPGNEGGPYLAADGKTLYFNSSHDTYGSDDVFVSKRLDDTWLNWSPRMNLGPTINSPTWDSYFCIHPSGKYAYVNSSDGYNDGIIRVDLPQDAASRSLLPDAIVIVKGRVLNAKTKEPLGVSIRYEDLATNTNIGSAVSEPSNGAYSVVLTGGHSYGFFAEKQGFFPVSDNIDLPTIKTYQVIERDLYLEPIAVGSVIRLNNLFFDTDRSELRQESGTELQRLIAMLGQYPGMKISIEGHTDDRGTDAHNNVLSQARADAVLAFLGSKGIPPARLSAKGFGKTRPVVKGTKDADRQKNRRVDFRITEM, from the coding sequence ATGCGCACCATCTGCTTGTCGATCTTGATTATGATCGGGTTTACACTCCTTTCCACGGCTCAGGTCAAACGCGAGATCCACGAAACGTTTGATGCCCAGCCACCTCACTGGTCGTGGGCCGGTGAATATTCAGATCAGAACCTCAAGAGAACCTATGGCAAGGGTATGATAGAGTTCAAAGTGAGCAACGGGAATAACTATTGGACACTTGCCTATCGTCCTATCGATGCACGTTTTGACTGGTCGGTCTCTGCTGTTACGATCATGGATGTATCAACGACCAACGAAGGTCTCGGTCTGATCTTACTCTCGAAAGGTGAGTTTTATATCTTCAAACTTGCCGGCGGCAATCGATCGATCTGGGTTGGGAGGTGGGTGGAGAAGACGAACACGTGGACAACAATGAGTGCACCCGGTCCGAATAATTCAGGAGATCGGTTCTGCGATTGCATCAAACCCAATGGCAGCCCGAATACAATGACTGTTCGTGGCTCGCGAGGTCGGCTTCAAGTTGTTGTCAATGATAGCGTGATAGAGGATCATGCCCTAAACGGCAATTTCTCAGGTCTTTCATCAACCATCGATGCCGTTGGAATTCTTGCCTCCGGGAACATCACTGGTCGGTTCGATCGTTTCGATGCTTCGTACACAGAGCGCCCCCTACCCATTGTACCGAATGCATTCATCGGCGCACGCAAAACACTCGTGAAAGAGTTAGTTGGTCCCGGATCTCGATATCCAGTGATGTCACCGAATGGTCAACAGCTCTACTACATCCTGTCAGACAGTGCAACGTCCGACAACATCTTTGTAGCAGACGCCCTCACAGACTCAACATGGACAAAGGGCCGAAACATCGGCACTCCGCTGAACAACGCAGCACCAAACAATATCACGTCTGTCTCACAGGACGGAAACGAACTGTTCCTTTGGGGCAGATACAACAAGGATGGTTCGTCTAATGGAGGGGGCTTTTCCACATCGCGCAGAACGGCAGATGGTTGGTCTGTACCCGAGCCGATCGAAGCACCGCCATACGTGAACCGTGCGAGTTCACGTGAAGAATGTCTGACCGCTGATCGTTCGGTAATGCTGCTCACGCGCGATCTGGAAGGATCCACGCTTGGTGAAAAGGACATCTACGTCAGCTTCCGTAATGCTGACGGCTCGTATGGTCCGCTCACTAATCTCGGACGTAATGTGAACAGTCCGGGCAATGAAGGCGGCCCATACCTCGCAGCCGATGGCAAGACCTTGTACTTCAACTCGAGTCACGATACCTATGGAAGTGACGACGTCTTTGTCTCAAAGAGGCTCGACGATACGTGGCTCAATTGGTCGCCTCGAATGAACCTCGGGCCAACCATCAACTCCCCCACGTGGGATTCATATTTCTGTATTCATCCGTCCGGCAAGTATGCTTATGTGAACTCGAGTGACGGTTACAATGATGGTATCATACGTGTGGACCTTCCGCAGGATGCTGCTTCGCGGTCACTCCTGCCTGATGCCATTGTCATCGTCAAGGGCCGAGTCCTTAATGCAAAGACCAAGGAGCCCCTTGGCGTGAGTATTCGCTACGAGGATCTTGCCACAAACACAAACATCGGGTCGGCCGTGAGCGAGCCAAGTAACGGCGCGTATTCGGTGGTTCTCACTGGCGGCCATTCCTATGGCTTTTTTGCTGAGAAGCAAGGGTTCTTTCCGGTGAGTGACAACATTGACCTGCCAACGATCAAAACGTATCAAGTGATAGAACGCGATCTCTACCTTGAGCCGATCGCCGTTGGATCGGTGATCCGGTTGAACAATCTGTTCTTCGACACAGACAGATCGGAACTTCGTCAGGAAAGCGGTACTGAACTGCAGCGACTCATTGCGATGCTTGGCCAATACCCAGGGATGAAGATCTCCATCGAAGGTCATACAGACGACCGAGGAACCGACGCACATAATAACGTACTTTCTCAGGCCCGGGCCGATGCCGTTTTGGCCTTCCTCGGCTCAAAGGGCATACCGCCCGCTCGATTGAGCGCTAAGGGTTTCGGAAAGACCCGTCCGGTGGTGAAGGGCACCAAGGATGCAGATCGGCAGAAGAACCGTCGGGTGGACTTCAGGATCACTGAGATGTAA
- the rplS gene encoding 50S ribosomal protein L19, translated as MHPKVKNLESLASAEAFEQRKSKAGEASPEMPSFRPGDTVKIAVRVVEGEKERIQHFQGVVIARRGSGMNETFRVRKISNGVGVERIFPVNSPTIQSMQVLKEGTVRRAKLYYLRGMSEKKIRQKLS; from the coding sequence ATGCACCCAAAGGTCAAGAACCTCGAATCGCTCGCCTCGGCGGAAGCGTTCGAGCAGCGCAAGTCCAAGGCCGGTGAGGCATCGCCTGAGATGCCATCCTTCCGTCCGGGTGACACAGTGAAGATCGCTGTTCGCGTGGTTGAAGGCGAAAAAGAACGTATTCAGCACTTCCAAGGTGTTGTCATCGCTCGTCGCGGTAGCGGCATGAACGAGACATTCCGTGTACGGAAGATCTCGAATGGTGTTGGTGTGGAGCGGATCTTCCCGGTCAACTCCCCAACGATCCAATCGATGCAGGTCCTCAAGGAAGGTACCGTACGTCGCGCCAAGCTCTACTACCTCCGCGGTATGAGCGAAAAGAAGATCCGTCAAAAACTGTCGTAA
- the tsaD gene encoding tRNA (adenosine(37)-N6)-threonylcarbamoyltransferase complex transferase subunit TsaD produces MTILAIETSCDDTAAAVVRDGAVLSNIISSQDIHDHYGGIVPELASREHVKGIAPIVHAAMQEAKVDIDAVDAIAVTYGPGLAGSLLVGCHFAKGLAMRHAKPLYPIHHIEAHLYSGYLEDPTLPYPSICLVVSGGHTSIFHVTGPTSYSVMGSTKDDAAGEAFDKIAKLVGLGYPGGPHVDRLARTGNSAAFDLPRGLIHEPTYDFSFSGLKTAVRREVEKMRSKGTELPIEDLCASAQTAIVDVLVSKTMRAADDLKVNAVVIAGGVSANSELRSRMSAAAEQRGIAFVAPRLGYCVDNAAMIAFVAQMRIKSGMTEGLGEQIPSFSIEPRPMRSR; encoded by the coding sequence ATGACGATCCTTGCCATAGAAACTTCGTGTGATGACACAGCAGCTGCTGTAGTACGCGATGGTGCTGTGCTCAGCAACATCATTTCATCGCAGGACATTCACGATCACTATGGCGGCATCGTCCCCGAACTTGCCTCCCGTGAACATGTCAAAGGCATAGCTCCTATTGTCCACGCAGCGATGCAGGAGGCCAAGGTAGACATCGACGCCGTAGATGCCATTGCCGTGACCTATGGCCCCGGTCTCGCTGGTTCGTTATTGGTTGGCTGTCATTTTGCAAAGGGGCTTGCCATGCGCCATGCAAAGCCCCTTTATCCTATCCATCACATCGAAGCACATCTTTACTCCGGATATCTTGAAGATCCGACCCTGCCGTACCCAAGCATCTGTCTTGTGGTGAGCGGTGGACATACCAGCATCTTCCACGTAACAGGTCCTACATCGTATTCGGTCATGGGCTCTACGAAGGATGATGCTGCCGGTGAAGCATTCGATAAGATCGCGAAGCTCGTCGGTCTCGGATATCCCGGCGGTCCGCACGTTGACCGGCTGGCGCGCACAGGGAACTCCGCAGCATTCGATCTACCGCGCGGTTTGATCCACGAGCCAACCTATGACTTCTCCTTCAGCGGACTCAAGACCGCTGTCCGACGTGAAGTTGAGAAGATGCGGTCGAAGGGGACAGAGCTTCCGATCGAAGATCTCTGTGCTTCGGCACAAACAGCAATTGTCGATGTCTTGGTATCGAAGACCATGCGTGCCGCAGATGATCTCAAGGTGAACGCCGTAGTGATCGCTGGCGGCGTGAGTGCGAACTCTGAGCTTCGCTCCCGTATGAGCGCTGCTGCTGAACAGCGTGGGATCGCATTCGTTGCACCACGCTTAGGATACTGTGTTGACAATGCGGCGATGATCGCATTTGTGGCGCAGATGCGGATCAAGTCAGGCATGACAGAGGGGTTGGGAGAACAAATTCCAAGCTTTTCGATTGAGCCAAGACCAATGAGATCTCGTTGA
- a CDS encoding WD40 repeat domain-containing protein, with product MKSIALATFFVLFCTLASAQLRITSPNGGEIFDSGTTVTLRWTGTAFPDSVTIEYSMDSGVTWTEIVRNWQQTTYQWLVPGTPSNTCLLRVTGPNRASPGGTIFLRDTTRPGTYSHNSIDLTNDGTLAVIADEDGFVTVFNAVTGEQITRRRVQGPTGSGARVVRAVLSSDETFVAALTESDSVVILRMPDLSILDRWETGIPKRVPLEDRWIATQPGGTRIAVSSFTHTRTYERNGVVVADVATLNTSSNTCVDWTPSGDRIVASSGAQGHVLADATTGGVIRSYPTPSFYGFVSPNGLYLASQSKNTQAVTIRDLATGTTVGTVPSGAGLLPFGIAWYPDNTIVRNAGPSGGRLERYAIDGTVIDTLTVQPFGFGSTTFNADGSVIGGASGGFSVVIRVAQPPMRDQDVSDAVWTIRSPIPADSALLSIDTVRTTSVSNLSIPVRLSPRNATVLNGATSLDIDLSWNSTVAVPHGATPVGTSIAGIRRITIRVPVVPTQDDIVGELDLAAALGNDSTTMIRIDDVRGVVDPTMIKRFDGKLILTDLCQQGGVRLLNGDGTAAITARYVEPLLECNWTTIEDGVHEIHLCTTTGEQRTLWSGNVSHGDHFTSVDPGALSSGIYMILVRTPTMELHYPLMVIR from the coding sequence ATGAAGTCCATTGCATTGGCAACATTCTTCGTTCTGTTTTGCACATTGGCATCGGCTCAACTGCGGATCACGTCGCCAAATGGCGGGGAGATCTTCGATAGTGGCACAACAGTTACGTTGCGATGGACCGGCACAGCATTCCCGGATTCAGTAACGATAGAATACTCCATGGACAGTGGAGTCACGTGGACAGAGATCGTGCGCAACTGGCAGCAGACAACATATCAATGGTTGGTGCCTGGTACACCTTCCAATACCTGCCTGTTGCGTGTAACGGGGCCAAACAGAGCGTCACCCGGAGGAACGATATTCCTGAGGGATACAACTCGACCCGGAACGTATTCTCACAACTCCATTGACCTGACGAATGACGGAACGCTTGCCGTTATCGCCGACGAGGATGGATTTGTAACGGTGTTCAATGCTGTGACGGGTGAGCAGATCACTCGGCGTAGAGTTCAAGGCCCAACCGGTTCGGGTGCCCGCGTGGTTCGTGCGGTACTATCCTCGGACGAGACATTTGTTGCGGCATTGACCGAAAGTGATAGCGTTGTTATCCTTCGTATGCCGGATCTCTCGATCCTTGATCGATGGGAAACCGGCATACCAAAGCGTGTTCCACTCGAGGACCGATGGATCGCCACACAACCCGGCGGAACACGCATAGCGGTTTCGAGCTTCACCCATACACGCACGTATGAACGCAATGGAGTGGTAGTTGCCGATGTGGCTACATTGAATACGTCGTCGAACACCTGTGTTGATTGGACACCCAGCGGAGATCGGATCGTGGCAAGCAGTGGAGCCCAGGGCCACGTCCTAGCCGATGCAACCACAGGTGGTGTGATCCGATCCTATCCAACACCATCATTCTATGGCTTTGTCTCTCCGAATGGCCTGTACCTTGCTAGCCAATCAAAGAACACACAGGCTGTTACGATCCGTGATCTTGCCACTGGGACTACAGTTGGGACTGTGCCGTCAGGTGCTGGTCTCCTTCCATTTGGCATCGCTTGGTATCCTGACAATACGATCGTTCGAAACGCCGGCCCATCTGGAGGTCGATTAGAACGCTATGCTATCGATGGGACAGTCATTGATACCCTCACCGTCCAACCGTTTGGGTTTGGTTCCACAACATTCAACGCTGATGGTTCTGTGATCGGAGGTGCTTCAGGGGGCTTCTCTGTAGTCATTCGTGTTGCTCAGCCCCCTATGCGTGATCAAGATGTATCGGACGCCGTATGGACCATACGATCGCCTATTCCAGCTGACAGTGCTCTACTCTCGATCGATACCGTCCGCACAACATCGGTTTCTAACCTATCGATACCAGTTCGTCTTTCACCGAGGAATGCCACGGTATTGAATGGTGCAACATCACTTGACATTGATCTCTCATGGAATTCAACAGTGGCCGTTCCACACGGGGCAACGCCAGTAGGAACCTCCATCGCAGGAATTCGAAGAATCACCATCCGTGTGCCTGTGGTGCCTACACAGGACGACATCGTTGGTGAGCTGGATCTAGCTGCTGCACTTGGAAACGATTCCACAACGATGATCCGGATCGATGATGTACGTGGGGTTGTTGACCCAACCATGATCAAACGCTTCGACGGAAAACTCATCCTCACCGATCTATGCCAACAAGGAGGAGTACGCCTCCTGAATGGTGATGGCACGGCTGCGATCACGGCGCGATACGTTGAACCACTTCTTGAATGCAATTGGACAACCATAGAGGACGGAGTGCATGAGATCCACCTCTGTACTACCACAGGTGAGCAGCGAACTCTATGGTCCGGAAATGTCTCTCATGGAGATCATTTCACAAGTGTGGATCCCGGTGCGTTGTCAAGCGGTATCTACATGATCCTCGTTCGCACGCCAACCATGGAGCTTCACTATCCATTGATGGTGATTCGATGA